The region CtgataaaactaaaagaaagaaagaaagaaagagagagagagagagagagagagagagagttctataataaaaaattaataaagaaggCAAAAATGTTAACATATTTTACACCATTTTTCCCATTGTCTTTTTACCCTTTCAAGATCTAGATTCACCCACGTCCCCAGTCCTTCTCAAATCCATGGTCTAATCTGtatcacaaacatacacacacacacacacacacacacaaacataaatacttTAATTCTTTTAGTATTGACCATATGTATAGGTGTTTAAGACTGACCATTTGGGAATGAGTAACCTATGAGGGAGTTGGTTCAtggagaagactgattcttcTTTTTGTCAGGAACCATTAATTgcttgtagctcttcatctaaagGTGAAACCTTGTGAGATTTGCCCCTTCCATACTACCATGTCACTCTAAGGTTTTATGGGTTCAGCTATACTACTATATAAAAAACATCATCCCAAAGCTGTAATCCTGGTCCTCTAGGCCCTGTAATTTTATCTCCACATATTTAGTGAGAATTCTGGGTTCTTTAAAATCCTAGTGATGTTATgtgaatgtttttaaaacacGGCGGGGGATATAGGGCTGCTACCACAACCACTATGATTTGTATCAGGCTTGAGGAGGGGTGTAActtttgccagctgcagaaaATTTGTCttgaattctggggactcttttGTTGTCATTGGCTTTGTCATCTGTAACCATGGAGTTTTCCATCTGTCCATTTTGTTCCAGAAAATAACGACTCTGAAACTTCTTACATATTTGCAGATGCTAGACCAACACTATGTTTTATACCACTAGATCATAAGTTAATGAtccattattttattctatgttctGCCAAATGGATGGTTCCCTGGTCCTCAGTTTCATGTGAccatctgtcttcctctccctggGACAAATCCTCTCCTGTACCTGTCTCTCCCCCAGAATTCTCTGTATATCAGAACTTCTACCACACTATTTCCTGTCTAAGCTAATAGATGAACAGCAATTTTATTGGTGGGTTATTCTTTCATATAGTACAAAAGACTTTTTATACACTCCAGAGTAGGTATAAATGTGAAATCTCCCAAAGGGCCTCTGTCTGCTTCTACCCCTGCTGCTGCTTGTTACCACtgctatttttgttattgttggatTTCTGGATTGTTGGATTGCAAAATTTCTGGATTCCTAGAATGTTGTGTTGCTGGATTGCTCTTAGCTAGATTGTGGTTGTGGATTGGAGATATTCTGACAATAAAAATTGTACTTTCTCCCAAGGAACTTGACACCACAATCAGCAGGAATTAGTCAAAAGAGGTCTATACCCCATTTCCCCACTAGCCTTATTTCTCTTCTACCAAATGCTGGGGTTGGAAGGAATAATGGTGGAATAAAAGTTAGAAGGTTGGTAGGTAAAAGAGCCCAATAAATCAGCCCCAAAAGATCAGCATACACTGATAATCTGTTACATTCCTTATGGGGTGGTTGTAAGAGTTATTTTGCAGATGTATTAGTGCACCCCACCATTAGTTATTCTCTGAGTCTCTGCATTTTGGTGAACTGAGAATTTCTATAGTTGTTTCCATAGTATTCAAAAAGTAGTTTTTGATAATAGGTGAGAGCTATAACTATATATAGGTataaaaatacatctaaaaatgCAGTTAGAAATTAATGTAGTTTAGAAAAATGGCAGCAGTTGTACATGTTTTTAAACAAGTTTTTCCTTTGTTAAAGTCTgtcatcccagaactcactttgtaaagctggttggtctcaaacttacagatATCCACTGGTTTCTGCCTcctcaagggctgagattaatcatgtgtaccaccacacctgactcagTAGAGGGTCTTAAGGACAAATTTAAGTATGAAGTGGatacaaatttaaaagttaaaattatttaatgaaaatcttTAGAGCTTAAGCATAAAATCATAAACAAAGTCTCATTTCacttaaaagataaaaacaaatcttagattcactcaaagaaagaatgaaataaaatgaaagaaggatCAACTACTAAGCTGATAGAAATTATCTTTACAAGTCATTTAGAAGCAATGGATGTTATTCAATTTTTTGGAACAGTTTGATGTGCCACTATTAAAGTCATAtgtaaaattagaatttttttcaagTATGCTGAAAAAAGTTAACCCAGACtaaaaaatgtgtttctgtgtttgggggagggggtaactTAGAGGACTTTACTACATGTTTTGGTTATTATTTCTCTTCCCATAAGGATTCACAGTGAATAGATTAGAGTAAACAATCTTGGCTCCTGTTGGTACAGTACTGGAGCTCAGCTTTCAGTTGTCTCCACCACAAAATGCACAGCATATGGATATTCCCTGGTTCAGGTCCCACTATACACAGCCTATTTATCTATATAAGGATGGCAAAGACATGTTTGGAGAAATTATCCCCAAATGTGTTGAGAGAATAGAATGTTTGAAGGATGCCATTGGAGAAGGGAGACTGACCCTCAGGATCCTTACTGTCAGTTCTGATGGTGAAGGGCAATATCACTGCATCTTCAAAAGTGGCAAATTCTCTGAAGAGCACATCACAGAAGTCAAGGTTTGATTCTTTTGAGAGTAATTTCTAAATTCACTCACTGAATTACATATAAGAAAAATGTCTGCTCATAAATTTGACAAGGGAATTGAATCTTATATGGTTTTGTTGATATTTGTAATCTGAAGACTTATCTCAGCAGTTTAGATTAATACAGagcaaatattttactgaaagaTAACTAAATGAGATAAGGAAGCCTTTTTTTCCACAGAATTATTTAGAACAAGTTGctaattgaatttttttctccccATCTTCTTATCTAGTGCTTTCTGTCTTAATTGATTTATTGTGTCACTTGGAGCCCCATAGAGTTTTGACCATCTTTATATCTACAAACACTGGATTTAACATGTAGGAGGAGTAGTTttccttttgtgttctttttctctttccattcactGTGCACTACTGTTTTATCTTTGTTTACAACCAGCTGGGAAATCCCGGGTTCAAATTCTTGTTCATCCTCCTACTACCAAAGGTGTAATAGTGGAGTGTCATTCAGGAGGTTGGTTCCCACAGCCCCGTTTGGAATGGAGAGACAACAGAGGAGGGTTCATTCCAGATGCATCAAAATTCCATTCACAGGACAGAGACACACTGTTCAATATGACAATAACCTTTCTCCTTACAGACAACTCCTTCAGGAATGTCACTTGTTGCCTTTACAAACCTCTAACAGGCCAAAAGGAAAGCACAAGCACTGTTCTATGGATAAAATTCATATATTCATTATTGAAATAATTATCACTTTATATAATTTAGActtgaaataaatattacatgATTTCTTCACTTGGTTTTAGGccattatttttccttccttttatttatcatttaccTATTGTCTAGTTGATTGCCTTTGCTAGATTCATTTCTTTCACTATGTTACTAATATTGGAGATTTTAGGGTACAaaatccagttttgttttgtcctaaagtgttgcttaattttttttaatctttagctAAATTtgtaataattcttaaaaattgttttatcaatattatttaaaaaatagagataggttagaaacaaatgagaaaatgtttaacatctttaGCTATCAAGCAAATGTACATTAAAAGACCTTTGAGATCTCATGtcaatcagaatgactaaaaaaaaatatgaaatctgTTAGCATGACTTCGGAGAAAGGGGAATGATGAATTATTGGTGATAAAAATGCAAACTGGTAACACCACTACAGAAACCGGTGTAGAATTTTCTCAAAAAAGCTAAAACTAGAGGTACCACCTTATTCACttttgggaatatatccaaagaaTATGCACATTATTATAGAGATACTTGTTTGCACATgttcttgctgtttttttttccccaggaaatAGTcagaaataacctagatgtctaTACACTGACAAATGGATATTGAAAAAGCAAtttatgatagcatatataattgaccctaaaaattctaccagagaactccaaaaccCGATAAACATCTTCAgggcagtagctggatataaaattaactcaaacaaatgaggggcctttctctacacaaaggataaacaggctgagaaagaaattagggaaacaacacccttctcaatagtcacagaTGATATAAAAaaaccttgatgtgactctaaggaagtgaaagatctgtatgataagaacttcaagtatctgaagaaagaaatcaaagatctcagaagatggaaagatctcccatactcatgaattggcagaatttatataataaaaatggctatcttgcctcAAGCAATCTACAAGTTCAATACAATccccctcaaaattccaactcaattcttcacgcagttagaaagggtaatttgcaaattcatctaaaaaaaaaaaaaacctaggatagcaaaaactattctcaataacaaaagaacctctggtggaatcatcatgcctgacctcaagttgtactacatttcaattgtgataaaaaaccgcatggtactggtacagcaacagataggtaaatcaatagaatagaactagagacccagaaatgaacccacacacctatggtcacttgatctttgacatggtggataaaaccatccagtgggaaaaagacagcatttcaacaaatggtactggcacaactggcagttatcatgaagaagatgtgaattgatccattcttatctccttttacaaagctcaagtctaagtggatcaaggaactccacataaaaccagagacactaaaacttatagaggagaaagtggagaaaggcctcaaagatatgggcacaggggagaaattcctgaacaaaacagcaatggcttgtgctgtaagattgagaattgacaaatgggacctcataaaattgcaaagcttctgtaaggcaaaagacactgtcaataagacaaaaaggccacctacatattgagaaaggatctttaccaatcctaattcAGATTGGGAACTAacatctaatatatacaaagaacccaagaagctggactccagaaaatcaaataactccattgaaaatggggtacagagctaaacaaagaattctaaactgagggCTGACccagtggctgagaagcacctgaaaaatgttcaacatccttaattttcagggaaatgcaaaccaaaacaaccctgagataccacctcacatcagtcttaatggctaaggtcaaatattcaggtgacaacagatgctggcgaggatgtggagaaagaggaatactcctccattgctggtgggattgcaagcttgtacaaccactctggaaatcaatctggtggttcctcagaaaattggacatagtagtaccagaagatctagcagtactgctcctgggcatatacccagaagttgttccaactggtaagaaggacatatgctccaccttattcatagcagccttatttataatagccagaagctggaaagaacccagatgtccctcaacagaggaatggatacagaaaatgtggtacacttacacaatggagtactactcagctattaaaaataatgaatttatgaaattcttaggcaaatggatggatctggaggatattatcctgagtgaggtaacccaatcacaaaagaacatacatatagttactgataagtggatattagcccagaaacttagactgcccaagatacaatttgcaaaaactCATGAGACtgaagaagaagtaagaccaaagtgtggttactctgttccttcttagaagggggaacaaaacacccatgaaaggagttacagagacagattttgaagctgagactgaaggaaggaccatccagggactgccccacctggggatccatctcataaacaaccaccaaacccagacactattgcatataccagcaagatttttctgaaaggaccctgatatagctgcctcctgtgaggctatgccagtgtctggcaaatacataagtggatgctcacagtcatctcttggatagaacacagggtccccaatgaaggagctagagaaagtacccaaggagctgaagggatctgcagccctataggagaaacaacaatatgaaataccCTTTACTGCTAGACCTTTTGTTTCTAGCTATATACGTATCTGAGGATGGCCCATTcgtgcatcagtgggaggagaggccctttgtcttgagAAGATTCTATGcaccaatacaggggaatgccagggctaggaaccaggagtgggtgggttgaggagcagggtagggggaggatatagaggactttcaggatagcatttgaaatctaagtgaggaaaataataaaaaagaaagaaagaaagaaaaagcaatttaCTTAtctaatgaaatattatttagccATTACTAAAAATGGAACAATgctatttttgttactatttctgTATAGTATAATTTGCAGTCAGATATTGTAATATATCTAGCATATACAACCAACCACAAATCCCAATTACAGATATATGTACACTTAATGGTGCTAGTGAGAATATACACTGTTCTAACTACTATGGAAATAGATGTTGAGTTAAAAAAAACTGCAATAGGTGGGTGGAGAGAGGGCTCATTGGTTAAAGGCATTTGTGATACCTATAGAGGACCCATATTTAGTTCCCAGTTCTTAtcacccacattgtggctcacaaccatcattaACTCCATATATAAGGGGGTTGGAGTATTCTATTCTTATGTCCATGAgtactaggcatgcacatggctcacatgtgtatacatgtgtacacacacacacacacacactcacacacacgggagagagagagagagagagagagagagagagagagagagagagagagatacaagcaaagcactcatatgcatagaataaaataaataaatatttttaaattctttataaagTCTGCAAATAGACTTAACTTATATgtgatgtatacatatatgccacTTGCATGTACAAAAATGACTCTAGAAGTTCATACACACTTATAATAGACAGCTTAGTTTTACCATCATTCAGTGAGAACATTGGTATTTCATGTGTCCTGAGAGTTTAGACAGACctgaagctctgagtttgatctgACTTTATATTTGTTCCCTTTAAACCGTTGAGGAGGGGATAGGACAGGTTGTGAGTCTATGAGGCAAGatggaaagaaatagagagactGCCCTTCATCCATTTCACTGGCTTCATACTAATTTACACCTATGCTACTTTTCACACAGTTCATATCTGTCTCTCCAAACTGGCCTAAACTTATCATTTCAAAGAGAGAGTAATGGAGAGGCTTGCATGTGTCATCCCTAATCATGTTGTTCCAAACACTGCATATTATAGATAGTAAAATTTGTGCAGGGGAGAaagtcctgaacagaacagcaatggcttgtgctgtaagattgagattcaacaaatgggacctcataaaattgcaaagcttctgtaaggcaaaagacattgtcaataagacaaaaaaagccaccaacatattgggaaaggatctttaccaatcctaaatcagataggggactaatatcctacatatacaaagaactgaagaagctggattccagaaaaacaaataaccccattaaaaatggggtacagagctaaacaaagaattctcaactgaggaatactgaatggctgagaagcacctgaaaaaatgttcaacatccttaattatttacatttcaactgttattcACCTTctcggtttcccctctgaaaaccccctatcccaccccctacTCCTGCTTCTATTAGGATGTGTCTCCCACCCTCCTCACTCATTcttgcctcaccaccctagcattcccctacactagagcAATAAGCCTTTACAGGGctaagggcctcacctcccattgatgccagataaggtcatcctctgctacacatgcagctggagccatgggtctctccatgtatattctttggttggtggtttagtccctgtgagctctgcaTAGGGTGTGCTtgacattgtttttcttcctgtggtgttGCAAACCCTTCTCCTCACtccccctaattcctccatttgGGTCCTGCTGCTCAGTCCAGTAGTTGGCTACAAGCAAATGCAATTATATTGgtaaggttctggcagagcctctcagaagacatccatatcaggcccAGAGATAAGAGACTCTCAGAATCAGGAATACAACCAGTTATGGGGACACAGAAATTAGCCTTTGAGAAATATACAGTACACAATAACATTATGGCTACAACCAACCAATAATCAgtgattttactatttttttatatttttttattacatattttcctcaattacacttccaatgctatcccaaaagtcccccatactccccccccaaTTCGCTacgcacccattcccattcttttggccctggcattcccctgtattggggcatataaagtttgcaagtccaatgggcctctctttccagtgatNNNNNNNNNNNcaggtaaggatttcacaccctagtcacaatttgtgctactcctttgagccttgtgaaagctagcaccaggggcttctgctctagcagactttctcatgaataatgcaataccacaacccccctatttcctaggccttggtaaattcttgtATATGAGTGTAGCTTGGTTgtacttttaagtatctgtaggtaatctccatttgtcagaattcACTagcttgcttctaatatgcaatattgtctgctatacctggctgtaatgaagattctaagtatactttgctaagcttgccctgagatttctaactctt is a window of Mus caroli chromosome 4, CAROLI_EIJ_v1.1, whole genome shotgun sequence DNA encoding:
- the LOC110293388 gene encoding LOW QUALITY PROTEIN: putative selection and upkeep of intraepithelial T-cells protein 1 homolog (The sequence of the model RefSeq protein was modified relative to this genomic sequence to represent the inferred CDS: substituted 1 base at 1 genomic stop codon), whose product is MGNLQESLELPQTSWDVSQGGSQLLLTCLSKNFPSRSRSRSRSRSRSRSRSRSRSRSRSRSRSRLSSQNSLCKAGFTVNRLEXTILAPVGTVLELSFQLSPPQNAQHMDIPWFRSHYTQPIYLYKDGKDMFGEIIPKCVERIECLKDAIGEGRLTLRILTVSSDGEGQYHCIFKSGKFSEEHITEVKVSAGKSRVQILVHPPTTKGVIVECHSGGWFPQPRLEWRDNRGGFIPDASKFHSQDRDTLFNMTITFLLTDNSFRNVTCCLYKPLTGQKESTSTVLWIKFIYSLLK